The Marinitoga litoralis genomic interval CAGTAAAAGAATATATAAAAAAACTGAAAATTACAAATGAAAAAATATTTTTAATATCTATTGGTAAAGCAGCATGGAGAATGGCTAAAGCGGCTAATGATGAGATAAAGAATAACATAAAAGGTGGAGTAGTTATTACAAAATATAATCATAGCTTAGGCGATATTGATGATTTAGAAATATACGAAGCTGGACATCCTATTCCAGATGAAAATTCTATTAAAGCTACTAAAAGGACATTAGAGTTAATTAGTAATTTAGAAGATGATTATACTATATTATTTTTAATATCAGGTGGAGGTTCAGCACTATTTGAAATGCCTGAAGATGGTATTACTTTAAAAGATATTCAGGAAATTACAGATAAATTATTAAAATCAGGTGCTGAAATTACAGAAATTAATGCTATTAGAAAAAGATTATCAAAAGTAAAAGGAGGTAAATTTGCAAAATTAGCATATCCAAAAAAAATATACTCTTTAGTTCTTTCTGATGTTTTAGGTGATAGATTAGATAGTATTGCATCAGGACCTACATTTAAAGATGATTTTAGTACAGAACAAGTAATTAAACTATTAAAAAAATACAATGTTGATGTTAGTGAAAAAATTGAAAGCATTATTACAAAAGAAACTCCTAAAGAAATTGTTAATGCAGAACATTATATAATAGGTAGTGTAAAAATAGCATGTGATAATGCTATTAAAAAAGCCAAAGAACTAGGATATAACACTTTATTTCTAACATCATTTTTAAATTCGGAAGCTAAAGAAGCTGGAAAATTTTTTGCTTCTATAGCTAAAGAAATAATTAATAGTAATAATCCAGTTCCAAAACCATGTGCTATAGTAGCAGGTGGTGAAACTGTAGTTAATGTAAAAGGTCATGGCCTTGGAGGCAGAAATCAGGAACTTTCTTATTCATTTGCTTTAGAAATAGAAGGGTTAAAAACCATTGTATTTGCATCTGTAGGAACTGATGGAACAGATGGTCCAACCGATGCTGCTGGAGGTATAGTTGATGGTTTTACATCTTTGAAATTAAAGGAAAAAGGATTAGATCCTTATATTTTCCTTGAAAATAATGATTCGTATAATGGTTTAGAAGAAGCTGGTTCATTATTAAAATTAGGTCCTACAGGAACAAATGTGAATGATATTATAATACTATTGGTAGGAAATGATAATTAATTATATAAAATCTTATTTATCGCAGAATAATATAATAATTATTTTAGTTCGTAATTTTTTTCTCAATATTTAAAGATGGAGGTTGTTTATGAAAAAGTTAATGATTGTATTATTTGCCTTTTTTCAAATTATCGTATTATCAAATGAAAAACTTATTAATCCTATATTTTCTCAAGATGCGGGATTTTATAACAAACCATTTTATTTAAAATTAGAATCAAATGCAAAAGATGCAATTATTTATTATACTTTAGATGGAACAGATCCAGATCCTAATAGTACATCTACTTATATTTATAATAAACCCATATATATTTCTAAAAACACTAACCCTTTAAACATAGAATTTATTAAAACTTCTCCTGATTGGGTACCTCCTCAAAAAGATGTATATAAAGGAGTTGTGGTAAAAGCTAAAGCTATATGGAATAATATTGAGAGTGATATAGTTGTTAAATCATATTTTATAGGTAAAAAGTATTCATTTCCTGTTATTTCATTAGTATTAGATCCAAAGTTATTATTTGATGAAGAAACAGGTATATTCGTTCCAGTTATTCATTATGAAGAGGGCGATCGTTGGAGTGGGAATTATTATTATCTTGATAAGGAATTAATGGCACATTTTGAATTTTTTGAAAATGGGGAAATTAAATATTCAGATTATATAGGATTTGAAATATCTGGTAATTTTTCTAGATCTTTACCCTTAAAATCTATAAAATTAACTGCTAAAGGAAAATATGGGAAAAAGAAAATTGAATACCCTATTTTTGATCAAAAAAATATAATAGGAGATACAATCAAAGAATATGATAGTATTGTCTTAAGAAACGGTGGAAACGCATATAATGGAATAATTATTAGAGATGTTATAGGACAAGAAATTTCAAAAGGTATGGATTTTGAAAAACAAGCATATAGGCCTGCTGTTTTATTTATAGATGGTGTTTATTGGGGGATTGTAAATATAAGAGAAAAACAAGATGAAGAATATATAGAAAGCCATTATTTAACTGATGATGTGACAATAATAGAAATTTCTTCTGAATTCAAAAACGGATATGGTTTATATAGAGGAAAAGAAGAATAGTATAATAATTTTCTAGATCTAAAAAAATTTATTATGAATAATGATATGACTAAAGAAGAAAATTTTGATGTGGTAAAAAGAAATATTGATTTAAACTCTTATCTTGATTATATGGTAGCAGAAATGTTTATTGACAATAGAGATTGGCCTGGAAACAATATGAAAATATGGAAAAAACACAAAGATAATTTAGATATTGTAGGCCATGACGGTAAATGGAGATTCATGATGTATGATACAGACAATGGATTATATGAATATGATTCAAATATGTTTTTACACGCTATAGAAGGAAATCCAGAAGTTTGGCATCCGAATCCCATATGGTCAACTGAAATGTTCAAAAAGCTTTTGACTAATAAAGAGTTTAGATATAGATTTATAAACACTTATATGGATCATCTAAATAACACTTTTGATGTAAATAATACCCATAAAATAATAGAAAGATTAGAACATGAATACGAGAAAGAATTAATAGAACACTTTAATAGATGGCATAACAATACTATAGAAAAATGGGAAAGTGGAATTGAATATGTTGAGTATTTTCTCACGCAAAGACCGAGTTATGTTAAAAAGCAATTAGAAGAATATTTTAATGTAGATATTGTAAAAATGTTTTTGAAATTTAGAGGCGACGGTGAAATTTATATAAATGATAGGTTTATATATAATAATAACAGAAATATTGAATACGTGAAAAATATTCCAATAAAATTAAAAGCAGTTTCAAATGAAAATAGTAAATTTCTTTATTGGGTAGTTGATAACAATAAAATTTATGAAAATGAAATAAATATTGTGCCAAAAGAAAATTTAATTATTACTCCTGTTTTTGAAAATAAAGATAATAAAAATTTATTATTTATAATATCTTCTTTATTAATAGGTGGAGCAATAATATATATTTTAAATAAGTGAGGGATACTATGAAAAAAAACATTTTAATACTTTTTATTATTATAATACAAATATTAACATTTTCGAATTCTGATAAAAGATTGAATCCAATATTCTCGGTAGAAGCTGGTTTTTATGAAAACCCATTTTATTTAGAATTGTATTGTGAAAACAAAAATGCTAAAATATATTATACTTTAGATGGATCTGAGCCTATACCCGGATTCAAAAATACTTATTTATATACCAAACCTATATATATTGCTGATAGGACAAATGAAAAAAATAATTATTCTATGATTAAGACTTCTGTTTTTTGGAATCCACCAAAAGGTCTTGTTTATAAAGGTACAGTTATTAGAGCAAAAGCATTTTTAGGAAATATATATAGTAAAACTATTTCAAAATCATATTTTATTGGACCAAAAAATAAATACTCTTTCATGGTTGTTTCAATTATAACTGATCCAAATAATCTATTTGATTATGAAAGAGGCATTTATATTCCAGGCAAAAAATTTGATGAAGATGATGAAAATACAGAAGAATTTAAAGGTAATTTCCATGAAAATGGTAAAGAATGGGAAAGAGAAGCACATATTGAGTTTATTGAAAATGGCGAATTAAAATATGAAGATGACGTAGGTATTAGAATACATGGAGGTTTTACTGCTACATTACCATTAAAATCATTAAGAATATATGCAAGAGATAAATATGGAAAAAAGAAAATAAATTATGAAATTTTTCCGGGGTTGAATGATATTAACGGAAATATAATTAATAAATTTGATAAGCTCATATTAAGAAATGGTGGAAATGATTTTCAAGATACCATTTTTAGAGATGCCCTTGTTCATACATTAGTAAAAGATTTAAATTTTGATACTATGGCTTTTAGACCAGCTATTCATTTTATAAACGGAGAATATTGGGGAATAGTAAACATAAGAGAAAGATATGACACAGATTATTTAAAAGAACATTACGGAGTTAAGGATGCAGTTATATTAGAAGTTACAGATGATCCTGAATCAAAGACTCATATAGCTGTTGATGAAGGTAAAAATGGAGATGAAAAACCATTTTTAGAATTAAAAAGGTTTATAGTTGATTATAACATGGCTATTCCTCAAAATTATGAATATGTTAAAAAAAGAATTGATATAGATAATTATATAAAATATTTAGTAACTGAAATGTTTATAGATAATCGTGATTGGCCAGGAAATAATATAAGAATATGGAGAACAACAAAAGATTTTTCAAATGAGTATGGACATGATGGGAAATGGAGATATATGCTCTTTGATACAGATAACTCATTATATTTATATGATTATGACACTATTAAACATGCTATAGACGGAGATCCAAATGTTATTTTTCCTAATCCTATATGGTCAACTGAAATGTTAAAAAATCTATTGGATAATGAAGAATTTAAAATTCAATTTATCAACACATTTATGGATTTATTAAATACAACATTCTCTTTAGATAATACCTTACCATTAGTGGATTATTTTATTAACTTATACAAAAATGAGATGAGTGAGCATATAAACAGATGGAATTTCCCTGAATCATATGAATATTGGTTAGATGGCGCAGAATATATGAAAACATTTTTTGAAGAAAGATCAAAATATATTATTAAATATTTAAGAGAGTATTTTAATCTAAATTCTACGAAAGAAATTATAGTTGAAAGTACTGTTGGTGGGGGTATTTCTATTAATTCAATTAAAATAGATAATATTGAAAAAAAGAAAAATATGACATATTTTACTGGTATACCTATAACTTTTTCACCTTATCCAAAAGAAAATTATTCATTTTCTCATTGGGAAATAGATGGAAAGATTTATGAGAATAAGATATTAATTATAAAACCTGAAAGTTTTAATAATATTAAAGCTGTTTATAAAAAGATTTATTAATGGTGGGAAAATGAGATATAATAAATATTATAGATATGAATTAAAGTATTTAATTAATTTTCATGATTATATTATTTTAAGAAATAAAATTTCTAATATTATGTCATTAGATAAAAATGCCGGAAAAGATAGAAAATATCATATAAGAAGTATTTATTTTGATGATTATTTAAATACATCTTATTATGATAGAATAAATGGAGTTCAAAATAGATATAAATATAGAATTAGATATTATAATTTAAAAGATAATATTATTAAATTAGAAAAAAAGATTAAAAAAGGTAATTTTTCTACAAAGATAGACTATTTTATAACAAAAGAAGAGATGTTGAATATTATATATAATAATCATATTAATTCAGAAGGAACATTATTACAAGAGATGAAATTTTTGATCAATTACAAGGGGTTAAAACCTGTTGTTATGCAAGATTATGAAAGAGAAGCATATATATACGAACCAGGAAAAGTTAGAATAACTTTTGATTTTAATTTAAGAGCTAATATAAATATTGATAAATTTTTTGAGAATATAGAATCAATTGAAATACTAAGTAAAGATAAAGTTATTTTAGAAGTAAAATATGAAAAATTTATTCCAACAGTAATTCGAAATCTACTTCAAATCTCATCTCGACAACAAATGGCTATTTCAAAGTATGTTCTTAGTAGAAGTATATTTATATAATTGAGGTGTTAATATGAATGATGTTTTACAACAGTTATCAGTTTTTATTTCTGAACAATTTAAAATTAATTTAGGTATATCAAGTATTTTTTTTGCAATGTTATTGTCTTTCATAGAAGGATTAATAGTTTATATAACTTATAAAAAGACATTTCAAGGGGTAATATATGTTAAATCATTTAATGTATCATTAGTAATTTTATCATTGATTACTACAATGATAATAATGGCTATAAGTTCAAATTTTGTATTATCATTTGGTATGGTGGGTGCTTTAAGTATTATTCGTTTTAGAACAGCTATAAAAGATCCATTGGATACAGTTTTTATGTTTTGGTCAATTTCTATAGGATTAGTAAATGGTGGAGGATTTTATCTATTAGGTATTTTAGGAACAATAATAATATCATTGATTATTATGTTATTGATGAGAATTCATAAATTTAAAACTCCATACTTATTGATTGTACGTTATGAAAAAATTGAAAACGAAAAAGAAATTACTAATTTTATAAAAGAAAAATTCAAACGATATAAAATTAGATCAAAAATCCATAATGATATAAATGAAATAACATATGAAATAAGACTTAGTGATGAGAACGTAATAAACGAAATAAAAAATTTAAAAGGTGTTATTAGTTTTTCTTTAATAAGCTATAGTGGTGATTACATAGAAACAATATAATAAAAGCTCCCTTGCGGGAGCTTTTGATATTATTTTTTAGGTTGCCACTTAAAATATACACCTGCTAATGGAGGTAAGGTTATATTAATTGAATTATCTCTACCATGGAAAGGTATTTTTTCTGAATATACCCCACCTTGATTTCCAACATTACTACCCCAATATATTTCTGAATCTGTATTTAATATTTCCTTATAAAACCCTTCTCGAGGAACACCAATTCTATAATTGTATCTTACTACAGGTGTAAAATTGAATACTGCAACTATCAATTCATCATCTTTTTTCCCTTTTCTTGCAAAAGAAATAACGCTATTTTCTTCATCTTTAAAATCTATCCATTCAAATCCATCTGGAGAATGATCTAATTCATGCAATTCCGGAAGAGTATTATATAAATAATTTAGATCTGTGACCAATTTTAATAATTTTCTGTGAGATTCAAAATCTAATAAATTCCAATCTAATGATTTCGTACAGCTCCATTCATTAAACTGTGCAATATCATTTCCCATAAATAATAATTTTTTACCAGGATGCGCAAACATATATGAATAAAATAATCTTAAATTAGCAAATTTTTGCCAATAATCTCCAGGCATTTTATTAACCATAGAACCTTTTCCATGAACAACTTCATCATGTGATAATACTAATATATAGTTTTCTGAATATGCATAAACCATTGAAAAGGTTAATTCATTTTGATGGTATTTTCTATATAAAGGATCTCTTGATATGTATCTTAATGAATCATTCATCCATCCCATATTCCATTTCATTGAAAATCCCAAACCATCAAAATCTACAGGTTTAGTAACACCTGGCCAAGATGTAGATTCTTCAGCTATTGTCAAAATTCCTGGAAAATATTGATGAGTCACTTTATTAAAATATTTAAAAAATTCTATTGCATCTAAATTTTCTCTTCCTCCATATACGTTAGGAACCCATTCACCATCTTTTCTACTAAAATCTAAATATAGCATAGAAGCAACAGCATCTACTCTTAAACCATCAATATGATATTTATCAAGCCAATATAATGCATTTGAAATTAAAAAGTTTTTTACTTCATTTCTACCATAATTAAAAATATATGTTCCCCAATCAGGATGTTCTCCTAATCTAGGATCCATATGTTCATATAATGCTGTTCCATCAAATTTACCTAATCCGTGAGCATCTTTTGGAAAGTGCCCTGGTACCCAATCTAATATTACACCGATATTATTTTGATGCATATAATCTACAAAATACATAAAATCTTCTGGTTTTCCATATCTGCTAGTTGGAGAAAAATAGCCAGTGACTTGATAACCCCAAGATTCATCTAATGGATGTTCTAAAATAGGTAATATTTCTACATGAGTATAATTATGTTCTTTTACATAATCAGCAATTTCATGTGCTAATTCTCTATAATTTAAGAATTCATTGTCATTTTTTCTTTTCCAAGAACCTAAATGAACTTCATAAATGGAAATAGGTTTTTCAAACCAATTTGTTTCTTTTCTTTTTTTCAT includes:
- a CDS encoding polyphosphate polymerase domain-containing protein — translated: MRYNKYYRYELKYLINFHDYIILRNKISNIMSLDKNAGKDRKYHIRSIYFDDYLNTSYYDRINGVQNRYKYRIRYYNLKDNIIKLEKKIKKGNFSTKIDYFITKEEMLNIIYNNHINSEGTLLQEMKFLINYKGLKPVVMQDYEREAYIYEPGKVRITFDFNLRANINIDKFFENIESIEILSKDKVILEVKYEKFIPTVIRNLLQISSRQQMAISKYVLSRSIFI
- the glgB gene encoding 1,4-alpha-glucan branching protein GlgB: MLNEEMIKIVNAEHHDPFSVLGIHKLNEKEIVIRTFHPFAEKIEIVNLNTKTKRKYNMEKIHPDGLFEKVLKRKTFFKYEYIYTDKYGNTWSSRDPYSFLPVLTDFDLYLFNEGNNHKIYEKLGAHPMKIDDVEGTYFAVWAPNAKRVSVVGNFNNWDGRVHQMRVLGSSGVWEIFIPLVKEGDLYRFEIKTKDGNILLKSDPYAFYTELRPNNASIIYDINNKHKWNDKKWMKKRKETNWFEKPISIYEVHLGSWKRKNDNEFLNYRELAHEIADYVKEHNYTHVEILPILEHPLDESWGYQVTGYFSPTSRYGKPEDFMYFVDYMHQNNIGVILDWVPGHFPKDAHGLGKFDGTALYEHMDPRLGEHPDWGTYIFNYGRNEVKNFLISNALYWLDKYHIDGLRVDAVASMLYLDFSRKDGEWVPNVYGGRENLDAIEFFKYFNKVTHQYFPGILTIAEESTSWPGVTKPVDFDGLGFSMKWNMGWMNDSLRYISRDPLYRKYHQNELTFSMVYAYSENYILVLSHDEVVHGKGSMVNKMPGDYWQKFANLRLFYSYMFAHPGKKLLFMGNDIAQFNEWSCTKSLDWNLLDFESHRKLLKLVTDLNYLYNTLPELHELDHSPDGFEWIDFKDEENSVISFARKGKKDDELIVAVFNFTPVVRYNYRIGVPREGFYKEILNTDSEIYWGSNVGNQGGVYSEKIPFHGRDNSINITLPPLAGVYFKWQPKK
- a CDS encoding DUF4956 domain-containing protein; translation: MNDVLQQLSVFISEQFKINLGISSIFFAMLLSFIEGLIVYITYKKTFQGVIYVKSFNVSLVILSLITTMIIMAISSNFVLSFGMVGALSIIRFRTAIKDPLDTVFMFWSISIGLVNGGGFYLLGILGTIIISLIIMLLMRIHKFKTPYLLIVRYEKIENEKEITNFIKEKFKRYKIRSKIHNDINEITYEIRLSDENVINEIKNLKGVISFSLISYSGDYIETI
- a CDS encoding glycerate kinase type-2 family protein, with the translated sequence MTILKEDLMNIINFSINSVLPENSVKEYIKKLKITNEKIFLISIGKAAWRMAKAANDEIKNNIKGGVVITKYNHSLGDIDDLEIYEAGHPIPDENSIKATKRTLELISNLEDDYTILFLISGGGSALFEMPEDGITLKDIQEITDKLLKSGAEITEINAIRKRLSKVKGGKFAKLAYPKKIYSLVLSDVLGDRLDSIASGPTFKDDFSTEQVIKLLKKYNVDVSEKIESIITKETPKEIVNAEHYIIGSVKIACDNAIKKAKELGYNTLFLTSFLNSEAKEAGKFFASIAKEIINSNNPVPKPCAIVAGGETVVNVKGHGLGGRNQELSYSFALEIEGLKTIVFASVGTDGTDGPTDAAGGIVDGFTSLKLKEKGLDPYIFLENNDSYNGLEEAGSLLKLGPTGTNVNDIIILLVGNDN
- a CDS encoding CotH kinase family protein; translation: MKKNILILFIIIIQILTFSNSDKRLNPIFSVEAGFYENPFYLELYCENKNAKIYYTLDGSEPIPGFKNTYLYTKPIYIADRTNEKNNYSMIKTSVFWNPPKGLVYKGTVIRAKAFLGNIYSKTISKSYFIGPKNKYSFMVVSIITDPNNLFDYERGIYIPGKKFDEDDENTEEFKGNFHENGKEWEREAHIEFIENGELKYEDDVGIRIHGGFTATLPLKSLRIYARDKYGKKKINYEIFPGLNDINGNIINKFDKLILRNGGNDFQDTIFRDALVHTLVKDLNFDTMAFRPAIHFINGEYWGIVNIRERYDTDYLKEHYGVKDAVILEVTDDPESKTHIAVDEGKNGDEKPFLELKRFIVDYNMAIPQNYEYVKKRIDIDNYIKYLVTEMFIDNRDWPGNNIRIWRTTKDFSNEYGHDGKWRYMLFDTDNSLYLYDYDTIKHAIDGDPNVIFPNPIWSTEMLKNLLDNEEFKIQFINTFMDLLNTTFSLDNTLPLVDYFINLYKNEMSEHINRWNFPESYEYWLDGAEYMKTFFEERSKYIIKYLREYFNLNSTKEIIVESTVGGGISINSIKIDNIEKKKNMTYFTGIPITFSPYPKENYSFSHWEIDGKIYENKILIIKPESFNNIKAVYKKIY